ATGGGACAGTGCAGCGATCAGCCAGACGGAGCGCGAGCTGGAAGGCGTGAGCTTCGAGAGCTGGTGGCGGGAACTGTTCTCCGAGGACTACCGCACCTTCACATCACCCCCGCCAAGCCGCAGCTCATCCCGCCCCCCGATCGGTGGCACCGGCACCGGCGGAACAGGCGGTTTCACAGGCGGCTTCAGCTTCGGCGGGTACTGACCGCAGCCACGCCCGCCCCCACGCTCTTGGATCTCGGAGAAGAGGCCCGGTGGCGCCACCGGCCTCAGGCCACATCCTGTCGTCTCCGCTGTCACCAGTAGCGAAGCTCGAAAGCCTCTGGCTCCGTCGAGCCGGTCCCGGGCACGTCCGGTGCCCAGGGTCAGCCGTAAGACCCCTTGAGACACCGGTTCAAGGCAGCACGGACACAGGCGGTCCGGGCGAGGGCTCCGTCGTGGGACTGCCGCACGAGCACACGGCTGTTCCCGCTTGGTGGTGACCTCGCAACGCGCGGTTCGTTGTAGTCCCGGTCCCGCAGTGCGGGCCCCACGCCCGTGCCCGGACTTTCGGCCGCCCACCTGGAGGATCTGCATGTCGCTCTTGACGTCCGACGGCGCCGTACGAGCGGATGCACCCGCGCCGCCGCAGGACTGTTCGGCGGTCGATCGGTTACTTTCTGAGTTCCTCGCCGACAAGGAGCAGGCATCCGTCGGTCCTGAAATCGCGATGTTCGTGAGGCTGCTGGGGACATTCCTTTCGGGCGGCAAGCGGCTTCGCCCGCTGCTGTGCTACTACGGCTGGCAAGCCGCGGGTGGGCACGGAAGCACCATCGCGGTGACTCATCTGGGTGCCGCGTTGGAACTCTTCCACGCCGGCGCGTTGATCCATGACGATGTGATGGACGGCAGCGACATCCGGCGGGGCCGTCCGACGGTGCACCGCCTGCTGGCCGGAAGCCACGGCCGGCACCCCGCGGCTGAGCGGTTGGGGGTGAACACGGCGATCCTGCTGGGGGACCTCGCACTGTGCTGGTCCTATGACCTGCTGCACGTCGCCGAGCTGGCAACCCCTCGGGCAGAATCGCTACGGACGCTGCTGGACGCCATGCGCATGCAGGCGATGACCGGCCAGTACCTGGATCTTCTCGCGACGGGCAGCTCGCACATCGCTGTCGAGGAGGCGCTGGCCATCGGACGTGGCAAGACCGCCCGTTACACGGTGGAGTATCCCTTGCTGGCCGGTGCCCACCTTGCGGGCGCCGATCAGGGCATGTTGTCCGCATGCAGCGCATACGGCGTTCCGCTCGGTGAAGCCTTCCAGCTCCGCGATGACCTGCTCGGAGTCTTCGGCGACCCGGGGACCACCGGTAAATCCGATCTCGACGATCTGCGTGACGGCAAGCACACCGTGCTGCTGGCCGTTGCCAGGCAACGTGCCGACTCGGTCCAGGCCGCGGCTCTGCGCGCCCTGATTGGGAACGCCCATCTCGACCTTGCCGACGCCCAGGACATCCGCGACATCATCGTCGCCACCGGAGCGCGGGATGCCGTCGAGGACATGATCGCCGAACGCCGGGAGCATGCCCTGGCTGTTCTCGACAGCTTTCCTTTCCCGGCTGGCGCGGCCGCCTCTCTGAGACGTCTGGCCGACATGGCCACCCGCCGCGACCGCTGAACAGGCCATCACCCCGAGCAAGGAACTGTCATGGCAAGTCGGTATGCCCCCTCACACGTCGCCCCCACCGCTGCTGCGCCAGGTGGTGACGCTCGTTTCGACGTCGGCCTGCAGCTGGTGGACCGCCACGACGGAGGAAGGAAGCCGCAGGAATTCGAGATGCTGGGGTTGCGGTGGCATCTCATCCCCCAGGTGTTCGCTCCGGTCCATACCGACTCCACCCGGCTGTTCACCGAGTGGCTGCCGTTTCCCGTAGGGGGAAGCTTTCTGGAGGTGGGCTGCGGGGCCGGCGTGACCGCGGTGAGGGCGGCGCTGGCAGGGTGTTCACAGGTCACTGCGGTGGACATCAACCCCGAGGCCGTGCGCAACACCGAGCTGAACGCCGCCCGCCACGGTGTGTCCGGCCGGATGCGCGTGCTGCACAGCGATCTGTACGACGCCTTGGCGCCCGGGGAACAGTTCGACGTGGTGTTCTGGAACTCCAACGTGATCTGCGCTCCAGACGAGTTCGTCTACACACGCCCCATGCAGCACGCGATCTTCGATCGTGGCTACGCCGCGCACCAGCGGTACTTGCGCGAGGGCCTGGCCCGGCTGACCGAGTCGGGTCGCTTGTTCCTGGGGTTCAACAGCCTCGGTGACGCCGGCCGCCTGAACTCCCTGGCCTCCCGGTGCGGTGTGCGGCTCACGGAGCGGGAACAAACGACCCGCCGGGCCGGTGACGTTCCCGTGACGTTCCAACTGCTTGAAGCCGCCGGCGTCCGCGATGAGCGGAGTAGCGCGTGACCGCCACGCAAACGCCGGTCGCCGCCTCGATCAGGCCCCGGCCCAAAATCGTCAGCTACCTCAGGCTCGCCAAGGCCCGGGTGTACCACTACGTCTATGGCTGGGCCCTGGGGCTGCTGCTCCTGCGATCGGATGGTTTCCTCAGCGGCGGCACGCTGCTCGCCATGACTTTCATGCTGGTCGGCACGCTGGCCATCCAGTGGAGCGCGTCAGCAGCCGACGACGTGAGCGGGTTCCTGAACGGCAGTGACGCCCGTAACTACGCGGGCCGGCCACTGGTGACGATGGTAAGGAAACCACTGCTCACCGGTGCGCTGACCTCGCCGGAGGCGATCGGGTTCGCCGTGGTGGCGTGGATCGGCGGAATGCTCACGCTCCTGCTTTCCGCCGGCGTTCTGGACTGGCAGGTTCCCTTACCGGCCCTGGTGGCCGCGTTCGGTGTGCCGGCTCTCGCTGTCCAGTACTCCTGCGGAATCAGGCTGAGCTACCGGCCTCTGGGGCTCGAATCGACGATCTTCTTCACCGGTGTCTGCACCGTGCTGATGCCCTACTGGTTCGCCGCCGGAACCGTAAGCCGCGAGACGCTCCTCATGAGTGCGTTGTTCGGGCTGTGGCTGCTCCTGGTGGTGTCGTACGGAAACGCCTCCGACCGGGCGGGAGACGCTGCCGTCTCCCGGAAAACCCTTGCCGTCATCATGCCGCCCCTGTGGTTCGCCGTCGTGCTTCATGTGCTGGTCGCGGTCAATGCGGTGCTGCTTGTTCTACTGTTCACCACGACACGGCTGGATGCAGGATTCATCGTGCTCAGTGCTCCAGCGGTGGCGCTGCAACTCGGCCAGCTGTACTACGGGGTGTACCGCCGCGAGTTGCGCAAGGCCCGGTTCCTGGTGCTGATCTCCATCGACCTCGGGTTCCTCGGTCTGGCCGCCGCGCTCCTTGCGGGGCCGGCGTCATGAACAAGGGCGTCGGGGACCGGGCTGTCGTGCTCGGAGGCAGCATCGCGGGGACGTTAGCGGCCAGGGTGCTTTCAGAGTTCTACCGTGAGGTCATCGTCGTGGACCGCGACCAGGTAGTCAGCGTGAGTGGGCTGAGGCGCGGGACTCCTCATGCCGGTCATGCCCACGGACTGCACGCCCGCGGCTGCCTCATCCTGGAGAAGCTTTTTCCTGACCTGCTTGGGGACATGCGGCGCGCACAACTGCCGGTGGGGGATCTAGGCGAGCAGCGTTGGTACTTCAACGCCCGGCCGTTTCGGTCCACACGGACCGGTCTGCGGTCGATTACGGCGCAGCGCCCGGTGCTGGAGGAGTACTTCCGCGAGCAGGTCGCCGCACTGCCCAACGTCACGTTCTGGGAGCGGACCGAGCCTCTCGGCTTTCTGTCCACACCGGACGCCAGGCGGGTGACCGGTGTCCGGCTGCGTTCGACGGCGGCAGATGCCGAAGACGCGTTCGATCTCCACGCCGATCTGCTCGTCGATGCCACCGGCCGCGGGTCGCGCGCGCCGGTATGGCTGGAGGAGCTGGGCTACCGGCGACCGGTCGAGAAGCGGATGGCGATCGGTCTGGCCTACACCACACGGCTCTACCGAAGCCGCCCGGACATGCTCAACGGCACACAATTCATCAACTGCATCGCATCACGCCAGTTCCCGCGCGGGGCGTTCTTCGGTCAGGTCGACCGCGAAACGTGCATCCTGTCGCTGACCGGCATCCTAGGCGACCATCCGCCCACCGGCGACGACGGATTCCTCGCGTTCGCCAAGTCTCTGCCCGTCGCTGACATCCACGAGCAGATTCGGCACGCCGAGCCGCTGAGCGACCCGGTCTGCTTCCGCTTCCCGGCGAGCGTGCGCCGACACTACGAACGGCTTCCCCGCCTTCCCGAGCGGTTCCTCGTGCTCGGCGACGCAGTGTGCAGCCTCAACCCGAACTACAGCCAGGGCATGACCGTCGCCGCCATGGAAGTGTTGGAGCTGCACCAGCACCTGTCGCGCGGCACGCCAAGCACCATCGCGTTCATGCGTGACGTCGGGCGGATCATCGACAACCCGTGGTTCAGCTCCACGACGAGCGACCTCAAATACACCGGAATGAAAGGGCGCCGTGGGCTCACCGCACGCATGGGCAACGCGTACGTGACCCGGCTGCACCACGCGGCGGTGAACGACCCCGCCGCCACGAATGCCCTGATGCGCGTCGCAGGCCTGATCGACCGGCCGACCGCGCTCATTCGCCCACGGGTTCTCCTCAGCGCACTGCGACGTCAGGGGTCTATGACAGGGCCTGCCGAGTAGCCGGAACCCCCGGGGCTGCGGTATCACCCGACCGCCATCGCACCGACGGTTCATGCTCCGTAGTACCCGCCTGCCGCTGCTGCGCCGGCCCGTCCGGACGGGCCGGCGCAGCAGCGGCAGAACGCCGGCAGGTACCAGGCCACGCCGTGATCGTTGGACAGGGCCTGTGACATACCAGAGGGGGCGCGGATGGATGCGTCGAGGCGACGAGCCTGGCTGATCGTGGTCCTGGCCATGCTGGCCGCGGTGTGCGCCGGTGTCCTGGCGCCTGCTGCGCTGGGGCAGCTGGCCACCGGCGGCTCGGTGGCCACCGGGATAGAAGCAGCGCATGCCCAGCGGCAGGCCGAGCGGCTGGGTGTTCCCTCCCCGGACCTGTTCCTCGCCCTATCCCGCGCAGGAGCACACCCGGCGCAGCCGCCTCTGGAGGACGGCGTCGAGGCTGTGGCCGCAGCCCTGGCCGGCAATCACGAAGTGGCCGGCGTATGGACCGCCACCGCGCACGACAACGCATGGCTGCGCTCCCGCGATGGGCAGACCATGTTGGTCTCCGCCCGTTTGAAGAAGCCGTCGGACGGGCAGCCCCCGCCTGATGTCTCCCGTCTGATCGAAGCCGCCCGGACCGCGGCCGGCGGCCTGCGGGTGGAAGCCAGCGGTCCGGCTGCCGCCAATGAGGAAATCGACGCTACGAGCGCACGCGACCTCATGCGGGCAGAGCTGATGACGGCTCCCGTGCTGTTCCTGCTGCTGGTCTTCGCCTATGGCTCTCTCGTAGCCGCCCTCCTGCCGGTCCTGATGGCCGGGCTGGCAGTCGGCTGCACCATCCCTGTGCTGGGACTGCTCGCCCAGGTCACCGAAGTCTCCTGGGCAGCGGTCAACGCCGCCTCGGCGATCGGCGCGGGACTCGCCGTCGACTACAGCCTGTTCCTCCTGGCCCGCGTACGGGAGCAGCGCGCACGTGGCGACAGCGCCCAGCAGGCGCTGTCCACCGCGCTGCGCTCCACCAGGCGGTCCATCGTCTTCTCCGCCGCCGCGATCACCACCTGCCTGGCGGCCGCGCTGGTGGTGCCCGTACCGGTACTGCGCGCCCTGTCCATGGCGGGCATGATCGTCGGGATCCTGTCCGCGGCTGTCGCCCTGCTGGTGCTGCCCGCTCTCCTGAGGCTGCTCGGCCCGCACGCCTACGCCTTCGACCCCTTGTCCCGTTGGCGGCGCACTCAGCACGAGAACGGCAGCAGGTTCTGGCGGTCCACCGCCCGCGCGGTCACCGCACGTCCCGTGCTCACCACCGCTCTGGCGGCCGTCCTGCTAGCCGTGCTCGCCCTGCCGCTCGGCCACGCCCGGCTCGGCCTGGCGGACGAGCGCACTCTGCCGCCCTCCGCCCCGGCGGCGGCCGCCGCCCAGCACGTCAGGGACGCTTTCACCGCCCCGCCTGAACGGCTGCTGACCCTGGTCGTCACCGGCCCTGACACCGCCCGAGGTCTGCCCGCCTACACAGAACGGCTGGCCCGCGTCCCCGACGTCATCGAGGTCCGCCTCGTGCGCCCTGCCCAGCCCGCAAACGGACCCAGCAGCACCGGCCGCCCCGACACTTCCGCCGTGCTCCTGGTCGCCTCCGCCGTCGACCCCGGCACCGAGCAGTCGGCAGCTGTCGTACGGGCCGTGCGCGCCACAACGGCGCCCGGGGCTGTTCTGGTGGGAGGCAGGGCCGCAGAGGTCGCCGACACCATCACGGCCGTCCGCACCACCATGCCCCTGTGTCTCCTCCTCCTTACCTGCGTACTCCTGTCCCTCCTCACTGCCTACACCCGCACGATCATCGCCCCGCTCAAAGCCCTCCTGGTCGCCGTGGCCAGCCTGGGAGCCAGCCTCGGAATCCTGGTAGTCCTCTTCCAAGACGGCCACGCCCGCACCCTGCTCGGTGAATTCACCATGACAGGAACCCTCGACACCCCCATGCTCCTGTTCACCCTCTTCGTCACCCTCGCCCTGTCCATCGACTACGAGATCTTCCTACTCGGCCGAATCCGCGAGGAATACGACCGCACCGGCAGCAACCGCACCGCCATCATCGACGGCATCGCCCGCACCGGCCGACTGGTCAGCAGCGCTGCCGCTGCCCTCGCCCTGTCCGCCGTAGCCATGGGCACCTCAGACGTCAGCCTCCTCAAGTTCACCGGCCTCGGCATCGCCATCGGCGCCCTGGTCGATGCCATTTTCGTACGCGGCATCCTCGTCCCCGCCGCCATGGCAGCCCTCGGCCCCACCAACTGGTGGACGCCCGCACGCCGGCGAAAGCTCGCCACCGCTTCCTTCGGCCCGGCCGAAGCTCACGTAGCGGAAGTGGAAGAGGCCTGGTTGGTTCCCGTACGGCACGAGCCACCTTGATTCAGCCCTGCGGGGATGTCCGGGGCCGGCCCACCGACACACGACAGCACAGACCCTGGCCATTGTCGGGCCGTTGCAGCCCTGATCGCCGGACTGATCACCGAGGTGGGAACCGACTTGGCGGCTGCCGCGAGCAGCCTGCGCGGCGTGCCGCCGGAGTTCGAGCCGTGGATCCTCAAGGCCGTCGCCGAGTGCAAGGACCACCCCGAGCTGACGCCCGCGCTGATGGCCGCCCAACTCCAGCAGGAGAGCGGCTTCAGCACCTCCCGCAGCACCATCTCGTACGCCAGCGCCAAGGGCCCGGCGCAGTTCGTGGACGGAATATGGGCGAAGTACCGCAACGACGCCGACGCAACGGGCGCGCCGATCCGTTCGACGTCGGCGACGCCGTGATCGCCCAGGGCCGCTACATGTGCTCCCTGCTCGGCGGCAACGTCCGGCGTCTCGCGCTCGCGGGCTACAACGCCGGCTGGGGCGCCGTCCTCGACTACGGCGGCGTCCCGCCCAAGTCCTTCGCCAAGGGCCAGACCTACTGGTACGTCATCAACATCATCGACCTGATGACGGACTACGAGGGCGCGCCCCTGCTGAACGTCGGCGGCAGCGGGGCCGGCTCGCAGGCACTGCGCCGGGCAGATGCCCGGATCGGCACCCCGTACGCCTACGGAGGCGGCGGACCCGGCGGACCCGGCAGGGGCTTCTGCGACAGCGGCAACGGCTTCCTCCGTGGACGTTGCGCGGCCTACTCCACCGTCGTGTCCTCGCCGGCGAACACCGCCACACGGCCATCCACCTGACGCTGCGCTACCTGGGGCTCGGCACACCCCAACTGGTACAGCTGACGCCCAAGGACGCACGAGCCCTGGACCCTGCGGCACGCTCTGGCCGGAGGCAGGCAGAACCCGACGATCCTGATCCTCCAGGCCGGAGACATCCACTCCGGCGCCTTCGATCCCTTCACCGAGACAACCCGTGCCGCCCGCGGGGCAGAAGCATGGGCACATCGACGTCGGGCCGGGGCGGCTAGGGCGCCGTCGAGGCCATGACCGGGCCGTCGCCCGGTGCCGCGGTGGTGTCCAGCGGCCGGCCCAGGAGGGCGAAGGTGGAGTCCAGGCAGGCTGCGGCGTGGGCCGGGTCGGGGTCGACCTTGCGCATGATCTGCAGGCCCTGGACCAGGTTGAGCAGCAGCCGCGCGCCCTGCAGCGGGGTGACGGCCGGGGCGAGCTCCCCGTCCCGCGCGGCCCTCTCCAATTGCGCCGTGAATGCCTCCTCGGCGTACCGGAGGTTCCGCCGGGCCAGCTTCGCGACCTCCTCGTCGTGCGGCAGCAGCTCGGCGATGCTGTTGACGCTGAAGCACCCGGCGCTGCCGGGCGCCGCGTCAGCGGCGAGGAGCCGGCCCAGGACGTCCCGCAGCCGGGCGAGCGCCGGCCCCTCGTCGTCGAGCGCGGTGTCGAGCAGCCGGGTCTGGTGGTCCAGGTAGCGGCCGAGGGCCCGGATGAACAGCTGGTGCTTGTCCCCGAACGCCGCGTAGATCGATCCGCGGCCCAGTCCAAGCTCCGCCACGAGGTCGCTCATCGCGGTCGCCTCGTAGCCCTTACGCCAGAACAGGATCATCGCCCGGTCCAGGATCGCTTCTTCGTCGAACGTGCGTGGTCTCGCCATGCACCCCACGGTAGCGAAGGTCGGCGGCCGGGGCAGCATTTACTTGACCGCTCGTTCCAGAATGGGCTACGTTATGGAACGAACAGTCCGGAACCCCTAGGCGTAGCCGGGCCCACCTGTGAGATCGACGGCACCGTGGTGCTCCAGGGCGCCCAGAGGCCAAGGTCCTGCTCGAAATCCTGGAGAGGGGCAGCGGCCGACCGCAGCCCCGCCACCACCGCCTGATCCCACCGCACACCAGCACACCGGTGCGCGCACCGCACGCCCCCTACCCTCCCTCCCTCGCACACAGCCGGGCTGCTCGGCGGCCCGGCACAGATTTGATCAAGGAGCTCCCGATGAAGGCAGCAGTCATCACCCAGTACGGCCAGGTCCGCGATGTCGTGCGGGTCACCGACGTGCCCGTCCCCGCCGTCGGCCCCCACGACGTGCTCATCGAGGTCCGCGCGGCCGGGGTCAATCCGGTGGATCACCTGATCGTCAAAGGCTTCCTGAGCGCGGGTGAGCCGACCGAGCCGCTGGTGATCGGCAACGAGCTCGCCGGTGTGGTGACCGAGGTCGGCGGCGAGGTCACCCGCTTCGCGGTGGGCGACGAGGTCTTCTCCCGCGTCGACCCCCGCATGGGCGGCGCCTTCGCCGAGTACGTTGCCGTGGACCAGTCGCTGGTCGCCGCCAAGCCGTCCGGGCTGACGTTCGAAGAGGCCGCCTCGCTGCCCCTGGTCGCGCTGACCGCCCTGCAGGCCCTGACCGAGCAGGCCGACGTTCGGGCCGGAACCCGCCTGCTCATCCACGGCGCCGCCGGCGGCGTGGGCTCCGCCGCGGTCCAGATCGCCAAGCAGCTCGGCGCCGAGGTCGTGGCCACCGCCAGCGCCGGCAGCGTGGAACTGGTCCTCGAGCTCGGTGCCGACCGAGTGATCGACTACCGGGCCGAGAAGTTCGACGAGGTCGTCTCCGACGTCGATGTCGTCCTGGACACCATCGGCGGCGAGACCCAGGAGCGGTCGTTCGGCGTACTCAAGACCGGCGGCACGCTGGTCTCGATCGTTGCCATCGCGGACGCCGAGGCCAAGAAGGCCCAGTGGAACGTCGAGGCACGCAGCTTCTTCATGCGCCCGCACGGTGAGCAGCTGGCCCGCCTCGCCGGCCTGGTGGAGTCCGGGCACCTCCGGCCGATCGTCGAGACGGTCTTCCCGCTCGACGAGGCCCCCGAGGCCCTGCAGAAGGTGGAGCGGGGCGGCGCCCGCGGCAAGACCGTCATCGGCGTCCGCGCCTGACCGCGCCCACGGTCGCGGTGGCCACTGACCGCCCCACGGTCGGCGGCCACCCCTCTCCCCCCGCCGTCGGCGACATGCGTCCCCGTTCTCGCCCGCGCAGCCGAGCAAGCCGTCGTAAGAACGCACCCCTGCGAGAGCCCGCCGTTCTGCCGTACGCGGCTTTCGGCATTCGGCAGGACCCTGGTGCCCGAACGCCGGAACGAAAACGCTGGTAGAGACCATCACGCCATCCCCGGCGTCATCCCAGTAGTAGGACACGAATCCTGGGACTTGGCGGAGGATCCATCACCACGACGGGCACGCCGCGTCCCGAGTCTTCATTCCACGACGAACAGATCGCGTCGGCGTTCTGACCAAGCATGTCATTCGCTCGTTCCGCACGACCCGTTGATCACCACAGGAGC
This genomic window from Streptomyces sp. NBC_01351 contains:
- a CDS encoding polyprenyl synthetase family protein: MSLLTSDGAVRADAPAPPQDCSAVDRLLSEFLADKEQASVGPEIAMFVRLLGTFLSGGKRLRPLLCYYGWQAAGGHGSTIAVTHLGAALELFHAGALIHDDVMDGSDIRRGRPTVHRLLAGSHGRHPAAERLGVNTAILLGDLALCWSYDLLHVAELATPRAESLRTLLDAMRMQAMTGQYLDLLATGSSHIAVEEALAIGRGKTARYTVEYPLLAGAHLAGADQGMLSACSAYGVPLGEAFQLRDDLLGVFGDPGTTGKSDLDDLRDGKHTVLLAVARQRADSVQAAALRALIGNAHLDLADAQDIRDIIVATGARDAVEDMIAERREHALAVLDSFPFPAGAAASLRRLADMATRRDR
- a CDS encoding methyltransferase, giving the protein MASRYAPSHVAPTAAAPGGDARFDVGLQLVDRHDGGRKPQEFEMLGLRWHLIPQVFAPVHTDSTRLFTEWLPFPVGGSFLEVGCGAGVTAVRAALAGCSQVTAVDINPEAVRNTELNAARHGVSGRMRVLHSDLYDALAPGEQFDVVFWNSNVICAPDEFVYTRPMQHAIFDRGYAAHQRYLREGLARLTESGRLFLGFNSLGDAGRLNSLASRCGVRLTEREQTTRRAGDVPVTFQLLEAAGVRDERSSA
- a CDS encoding UbiA family prenyltransferase is translated as MTATQTPVAASIRPRPKIVSYLRLAKARVYHYVYGWALGLLLLRSDGFLSGGTLLAMTFMLVGTLAIQWSASAADDVSGFLNGSDARNYAGRPLVTMVRKPLLTGALTSPEAIGFAVVAWIGGMLTLLLSAGVLDWQVPLPALVAAFGVPALAVQYSCGIRLSYRPLGLESTIFFTGVCTVLMPYWFAAGTVSRETLLMSALFGLWLLLVVSYGNASDRAGDAAVSRKTLAVIMPPLWFAVVLHVLVAVNAVLLVLLFTTTRLDAGFIVLSAPAVALQLGQLYYGVYRRELRKARFLVLISIDLGFLGLAAALLAGPAS
- a CDS encoding FAD-dependent oxidoreductase, with protein sequence MNKGVGDRAVVLGGSIAGTLAARVLSEFYREVIVVDRDQVVSVSGLRRGTPHAGHAHGLHARGCLILEKLFPDLLGDMRRAQLPVGDLGEQRWYFNARPFRSTRTGLRSITAQRPVLEEYFREQVAALPNVTFWERTEPLGFLSTPDARRVTGVRLRSTAADAEDAFDLHADLLVDATGRGSRAPVWLEELGYRRPVEKRMAIGLAYTTRLYRSRPDMLNGTQFINCIASRQFPRGAFFGQVDRETCILSLTGILGDHPPTGDDGFLAFAKSLPVADIHEQIRHAEPLSDPVCFRFPASVRRHYERLPRLPERFLVLGDAVCSLNPNYSQGMTVAAMEVLELHQHLSRGTPSTIAFMRDVGRIIDNPWFSSTTSDLKYTGMKGRRGLTARMGNAYVTRLHHAAVNDPAATNALMRVAGLIDRPTALIRPRVLLSALRRQGSMTGPAE
- a CDS encoding MMPL family transporter, whose amino-acid sequence is MDASRRRAWLIVVLAMLAAVCAGVLAPAALGQLATGGSVATGIEAAHAQRQAERLGVPSPDLFLALSRAGAHPAQPPLEDGVEAVAAALAGNHEVAGVWTATAHDNAWLRSRDGQTMLVSARLKKPSDGQPPPDVSRLIEAARTAAGGLRVEASGPAAANEEIDATSARDLMRAELMTAPVLFLLLVFAYGSLVAALLPVLMAGLAVGCTIPVLGLLAQVTEVSWAAVNAASAIGAGLAVDYSLFLLARVREQRARGDSAQQALSTALRSTRRSIVFSAAAITTCLAAALVVPVPVLRALSMAGMIVGILSAAVALLVLPALLRLLGPHAYAFDPLSRWRRTQHENGSRFWRSTARAVTARPVLTTALAAVLLAVLALPLGHARLGLADERTLPPSAPAAAAAQHVRDAFTAPPERLLTLVVTGPDTARGLPAYTERLARVPDVIEVRLVRPAQPANGPSSTGRPDTSAVLLVASAVDPGTEQSAAVVRAVRATTAPGAVLVGGRAAEVADTITAVRTTMPLCLLLLTCVLLSLLTAYTRTIIAPLKALLVAVASLGASLGILVVLFQDGHARTLLGEFTMTGTLDTPMLLFTLFVTLALSIDYEIFLLGRIREEYDRTGSNRTAIIDGIARTGRLVSSAAAALALSAVAMGTSDVSLLKFTGLGIAIGALVDAIFVRGILVPAAMAALGPTNWWTPARRRKLATASFGPAEAHVAEVEEAWLVPVRHEPP
- a CDS encoding TetR/AcrR family transcriptional regulator, giving the protein MARPRTFDEEAILDRAMILFWRKGYEATAMSDLVAELGLGRGSIYAAFGDKHQLFIRALGRYLDHQTRLLDTALDDEGPALARLRDVLGRLLAADAAPGSAGCFSVNSIAELLPHDEEVAKLARRNLRYAEEAFTAQLERAARDGELAPAVTPLQGARLLLNLVQGLQIMRKVDPDPAHAAACLDSTFALLGRPLDTTAAPGDGPVMASTAP
- a CDS encoding NADP-dependent oxidoreductase, whose translation is MKAAVITQYGQVRDVVRVTDVPVPAVGPHDVLIEVRAAGVNPVDHLIVKGFLSAGEPTEPLVIGNELAGVVTEVGGEVTRFAVGDEVFSRVDPRMGGAFAEYVAVDQSLVAAKPSGLTFEEAASLPLVALTALQALTEQADVRAGTRLLIHGAAGGVGSAAVQIAKQLGAEVVATASAGSVELVLELGADRVIDYRAEKFDEVVSDVDVVLDTIGGETQERSFGVLKTGGTLVSIVAIADAEAKKAQWNVEARSFFMRPHGEQLARLAGLVESGHLRPIVETVFPLDEAPEALQKVERGGARGKTVIGVRA